One Ignavibacterium sp. DNA segment encodes these proteins:
- a CDS encoding c-type cytochrome, translating into MKRKLSVFNLMFLSILFGFQEAYATTGSDFPPSYYDVIAIFLIAVILISFIALIYYEGKESKIQKGESFENQSSVRNQHEKYNIKTTSEILINEHLLVDKSIDAKKLVNNVPSWFMWLFYTTIFAVIAFLINYHILNMNQLQTGKNQTEVKQAGTGNGLFETSSEQLDEVTVTLLTDPSSLNFGKQIFDANCAACHSNDGGGLVGPNLTDDYWIHGGGIKNVFSVTKYGVPEKGMISWRSILSPKQIQEVASYVISMHGKTTANPKQPEGDLWKDSE; encoded by the coding sequence ATGAAAAGAAAATTATCTGTCTTTAATTTAATGTTTCTGTCAATTCTATTTGGCTTTCAGGAAGCTTACGCAACAACAGGATCTGATTTTCCTCCTTCATATTATGATGTTATTGCAATATTCCTTATTGCTGTTATTCTTATAAGTTTTATTGCGTTAATTTATTATGAAGGGAAAGAATCTAAGATACAAAAAGGAGAGTCGTTTGAAAACCAAAGTTCTGTTAGGAATCAGCATGAAAAGTATAATATTAAAACAACCTCTGAAATTTTAATAAATGAACATTTACTAGTAGACAAAAGTATTGATGCAAAAAAGTTGGTTAATAATGTCCCATCTTGGTTTATGTGGTTGTTTTATACTACAATATTTGCGGTAATCGCTTTCTTAATTAATTATCATATTCTAAACATGAATCAGCTTCAAACCGGAAAGAATCAAACTGAAGTTAAGCAGGCTGGAACTGGTAATGGATTATTTGAAACATCAAGTGAACAATTAGATGAAGTTACTGTTACTTTATTAACTGATCCTTCATCATTGAATTTTGGAAAGCAGATTTTTGATGCAAATTGTGCTGCTTGCCATAGTAATGATGGCGGAGGATTAGTTGGACCTAATCTAACTGATGATTATTGGATTCATGGCGGTGGAATAAAAAATGTATTTTCTGTTACTAAATACGGGGTTCCTGAAAAAGGAATGATTTCCTGGCGAAGTATATTAAGTCCAAAACAAATTCAGGAAGTTGCCAGTTATGTTATTTCAATGCATGGAAAAACAACTGCTAATCCAAAACAGCCTGAAGGAGACCTCTGGAAAGATTCGGAATAA
- a CDS encoding septum formation initiator family protein gives MRLIENKKIKFYIIVTVVVLGTLYLLFNSYGVIKYIKVKTELDDLNIRIAQLEEENKKLEAEIDSLKRNIPAKIEKIAREKYDMIRPKEKKISFKVEE, from the coding sequence ATGAGATTAATAGAAAACAAAAAAATCAAATTCTATATTATAGTAACTGTAGTGGTGCTGGGAACTTTATATCTGCTTTTTAACAGTTATGGTGTAATAAAGTACATAAAAGTTAAAACTGAACTTGATGATTTAAATATTAGAATAGCTCAGCTGGAAGAAGAAAATAAAAAGTTGGAAGCAGAGATTGATTCATTAAAAAGAAATATACCAGCAAAAATTGAAAAAATTGCAAGAGAAAAATATGATATGATTAGACCGAAAGAGAAAAAAATATCATTTAAAGTTGAAGAATGA
- a CDS encoding replication-associated recombination protein A, translating to MNDKLKIPTTPLAERIRPKTIDDFYGQKHLLGEGKPIRLMIENDTPSSFILWGPPGTGKTTIARIIANQTQAEFFQINAVSSGVRDIRSVIEIGIQNRNLAKRTILFIDEIHRFNKAQQDALLHSIESGVLILIGATTENPSFEVIPALRSRTRVFVLEELSKEDLLDILKSALLKDELLKQLNIKSIDEDYLIYLSGGDARVMLTILEAAVVQEINSQAIVLKKEIFENIVQRKNILYDKAGEEHYNVISAFIKSIRGSDPDAALYWLARMIEGGEDPLFIARRLIVLASEDIGNASPNALVLAEAAFSAVEKIGMPEGRIILSQCVTYLAAQPKSNASYVGIESALQEVRKNPLAAVPKHLRNAPTKLMKDIGYGKEYKYAHDFENHFIEENYLPNEIKNKQFYFPTENGQEKKLKDWLKFLWKTKKKY from the coding sequence ATGAATGATAAATTAAAAATTCCTACTACCCCGCTTGCTGAAAGAATAAGACCGAAAACCATCGATGATTTTTACGGACAGAAACATTTACTTGGTGAAGGCAAGCCAATCAGATTAATGATCGAGAATGATACTCCGTCATCATTTATTCTATGGGGACCGCCCGGTACTGGTAAAACAACAATTGCGCGAATAATTGCAAATCAAACCCAAGCAGAATTTTTTCAAATTAATGCCGTATCAAGCGGTGTGCGGGATATTCGTTCTGTTATTGAAATTGGGATACAAAACAGAAACCTAGCTAAACGAACAATATTATTCATAGATGAAATTCACAGATTTAATAAAGCACAACAGGATGCACTGCTTCATTCAATAGAATCTGGTGTGCTTATATTGATTGGCGCTACAACTGAAAATCCATCATTTGAAGTTATCCCTGCACTTCGCTCACGCACAAGAGTTTTTGTTTTAGAAGAATTATCTAAAGAAGATTTGCTTGATATATTAAAATCCGCACTTTTAAAGGATGAACTTCTAAAACAACTTAATATTAAATCTATTGATGAAGATTATCTGATTTATCTCTCTGGTGGTGATGCAAGAGTAATGTTAACAATTTTAGAAGCTGCTGTTGTTCAGGAGATAAATAGTCAAGCGATAGTCCTTAAAAAAGAAATCTTCGAGAATATTGTTCAAAGAAAAAATATCCTATATGATAAAGCCGGCGAAGAACACTACAATGTTATTTCAGCTTTTATAAAAAGTATCCGCGGCAGTGATCCGGATGCAGCTTTATACTGGCTTGCCCGAATGATAGAAGGAGGTGAAGATCCTCTGTTTATTGCGCGGCGATTGATAGTTCTAGCATCTGAAGATATTGGAAATGCATCTCCCAATGCACTGGTTCTTGCTGAGGCAGCATTTAGTGCAGTTGAAAAAATCGGTATGCCAGAAGGAAGAATAATTCTATCTCAATGCGTTACCTATCTGGCTGCTCAGCCCAAAAGTAACGCATCTTATGTGGGGATTGAAAGTGCTTTGCAAGAGGTCAGAAAAAATCCTTTAGCTGCAGTTCCAAAACACTTGCGTAACGCACCGACTAAGCTTATGAAGGATATTGGATATGGGAAAGAATATAAATACGCACACGATTTTGAGAATCATTTTATCGAAGAAAATTATCTTCCCAATGAAATAAAAAACAAGCAATTTTATTTCCCAACAGAAAATGGCCAGGAAAAGAAGTTAAAAGATTGGTTAAAATTTTTGTGGAAAACAAAGAAGAAATATTAA
- a CDS encoding D-alanine--D-alanine ligase has translation MDKKIKVLLLLGGTSPEREVSKSTGKSIYNALINLNYEVVLLDPAYGINQPFDVEDYFSEEDFTEISNENYLDAINLISPSEINVAFLALHGKYGEDGTIQSLLELKGIKYTGSKVLSSALAMDKIMSKILFEEYKVPTPEYFHFKKDEFTTNEVNDKIKKAFAYPAVVKPNDQGSTVGLTICKSNELLHEAIRLAFEYSDRILVEKYIPGRELTVAVLDDKALPVLEIKPKHGIYDYECKYTSGMSEYIVPAEIPDDVSNKMKEIAVLACKSLRCEVYARVDFRLSPDNKIYALEVNTLPGMTSLSLVPKMAKAVDISFEQLVDKIISLSLR, from the coding sequence ATGGATAAAAAAATAAAAGTATTATTACTGCTCGGCGGCACATCACCCGAAAGAGAAGTTTCCAAATCCACTGGTAAATCAATTTATAATGCGTTGATAAATCTTAATTATGAAGTTGTTTTACTTGACCCAGCTTACGGAATAAATCAGCCGTTTGATGTTGAAGATTATTTTAGTGAAGAAGATTTTACAGAAATCTCAAATGAAAATTATCTGGATGCAATAAATCTGATTTCACCATCTGAAATAAATGTTGCTTTTCTTGCATTGCATGGCAAATATGGAGAAGATGGGACAATACAATCATTACTCGAATTGAAAGGTATTAAATATACTGGCTCAAAAGTTTTGTCAAGTGCTCTTGCAATGGATAAAATAATGTCAAAAATTTTATTTGAGGAATACAAAGTACCAACACCCGAATATTTTCACTTCAAAAAAGATGAGTTTACAACTAACGAAGTAAACGATAAAATTAAAAAAGCTTTTGCTTATCCTGCAGTTGTTAAACCAAATGATCAAGGATCAACTGTTGGATTAACAATTTGTAAATCAAATGAACTGCTTCATGAAGCAATTCGCCTTGCATTTGAGTATTCAGACAGAATACTTGTAGAAAAATATATTCCTGGAAGAGAACTAACTGTGGCTGTGCTGGATGATAAAGCTCTGCCGGTTCTAGAAATAAAACCTAAACATGGTATTTATGATTATGAGTGTAAATACACATCTGGTATGAGTGAGTATATTGTACCAGCAGAAATCCCTGATGATGTAAGTAATAAGATGAAAGAAATAGCTGTGCTTGCCTGTAAATCATTAAGGTGCGAAGTATATGCAAGAGTTGATTTTCGTTTGAGTCCGGATAACAAAATTTATGCTCTTGAAGTAAATACACTACCCGGAATGACATCATTAAGTCTGGTTCCTAAAATGGCAAAAGCTGTTGATATTTCATTTGAGCAGCTTGTTGATAAGATTATTTCATTAAGCTTGAGATGA
- a CDS encoding class II aldolase/adducin family protein, producing the protein MSPKKKLVEICHKVYSKGFVAAYDGNISCRLDDNKFLITRSGICKGDVTEKDIVKIDSNGKLLEGKSKISTEYKIHLNVYKIRNDVNAVVHCHPVYATAISLLGKGLLEHYLPEVMLTLGKIPLCKFAAPSTSDVPESMNPYINFSWAMLLENHGAVTLGKTLDDAYYKMEKLEHYSKILLLAKLSGTPRRLSKKNINDILRISESTYGIKIDKRNN; encoded by the coding sequence ATGTCTCCAAAGAAAAAGCTAGTAGAAATTTGTCATAAAGTTTACAGCAAAGGTTTTGTTGCAGCTTATGATGGAAATATCTCCTGCAGATTAGATGATAATAAGTTCTTAATAACCCGTTCAGGAATTTGCAAAGGTGATGTTACAGAAAAAGATATTGTTAAAATTGATTCAAATGGTAAGTTATTAGAAGGCAAATCAAAAATTTCTACTGAATACAAGATACATCTTAATGTTTATAAAATAAGAAATGATGTTAATGCAGTTGTTCATTGTCATCCGGTTTATGCAACTGCAATTAGTCTTTTAGGTAAAGGATTACTTGAACATTATCTTCCAGAAGTTATGCTGACTCTTGGTAAAATTCCCTTGTGTAAATTTGCTGCTCCATCAACTAGTGATGTTCCTGAAAGTATGAACCCCTATATAAATTTTTCATGGGCAATGCTTTTAGAAAATCATGGTGCTGTTACCTTAGGTAAAACTTTGGATGATGCTTATTATAAAATGGAAAAACTAGAACATTATTCTAAAATTCTTCTGTTGGCAAAATTATCGGGTACCCCAAGAAGACTTTCCAAGAAGAATATAAATGATATTCTTAGAATCTCTGAAAGTACCTATGGAATTAAAATTGATAAAAGAAATAATTAA
- a CDS encoding Gfo/Idh/MocA family oxidoreductase, whose amino-acid sequence MVEQLYKGKKVKWGVAGCGRFAENSFLPVTKLLRKSSVISLYSRDIKRSKSLSQKFGVQNYFDDYDKFLDSDINAVFVSSSNAHHYEQVIKAARAGKNILCEKPLALSSVQAEEMVRVCKENNVLFSVNYIYRYHPLIKKAKELLLDQKLGKLVSIDIKFNIDFPPDNNFRFKKELSGGGALRDIGTHVLDLLIYFGGDVESIDGYMENLVYNSEIDDFAIGTVKFKKSGFGIFNVSYNNKKAFNRIEILCHKGAIAIDNLIGKKMAAPKLTILLEDETRKSFRKRGNKMMYVLKSVQKSFLNNETPFVTGEDGLTNLKLLEELERKCLQRKS is encoded by the coding sequence ATGGTTGAACAATTATACAAAGGTAAAAAAGTCAAATGGGGAGTAGCCGGCTGCGGAAGATTTGCTGAAAACAGTTTTTTACCGGTTACAAAATTATTAAGGAAAAGCAGCGTCATATCACTTTACAGCAGAGATATAAAACGTTCTAAATCCTTATCTCAAAAGTTTGGTGTACAAAATTATTTTGATGACTACGATAAATTCCTTGATTCAGATATTAATGCAGTTTTCGTTTCTAGCTCAAATGCTCATCACTATGAACAAGTAATAAAGGCTGCACGGGCAGGTAAAAATATTTTATGTGAAAAACCTTTGGCTCTCTCTTCAGTTCAGGCTGAGGAAATGGTAAGAGTGTGTAAAGAAAATAATGTGTTGTTTTCTGTAAACTATATATACAGGTATCACCCTCTTATAAAAAAAGCGAAAGAATTATTACTTGATCAAAAACTTGGTAAACTGGTATCAATTGATATTAAGTTTAATATCGATTTTCCTCCTGATAATAATTTCAGATTTAAGAAAGAACTTAGCGGTGGAGGTGCATTACGAGATATCGGCACACACGTATTAGACTTGTTAATTTACTTCGGCGGTGATGTGGAAAGTATTGATGGTTATATGGAAAATTTAGTTTACAACAGTGAAATAGATGATTTTGCTATTGGAACAGTAAAGTTTAAAAAAAGCGGTTTCGGAATCTTTAATGTTTCTTACAATAACAAAAAAGCTTTCAACAGAATTGAAATATTATGTCATAAAGGAGCCATTGCAATAGATAATCTTATCGGAAAGAAAATGGCTGCACCAAAGCTTACTATACTTCTGGAAGATGAAACAAGGAAAAGTTTTCGTAAACGCGGAAACAAGATGATGTATGTTCTTAAATCAGTTCAAAAATCCTTTTTAAATAATGAAACTCCTTTTGTAACCGGTGAAGATGGTTTAACTAATCTTAAATTATTGGAAGAACTGGAAAGAAAATGTCTCCAAAGAAAAAGCTAG
- a CDS encoding penicillin acylase family protein encodes MRNWKKILIGLSVSFVIIFIVAGAIFYNMLSSSLPVYNGRITSSKIISDIEIYRDSFAVPYIFAEKDNDAAFALGYVHAQERFFTMDFIRRAGEGRLSEILGEEAVPFDNMFRTVGIKRNILKNYSRVDPSVISLLQSYSDGVNAYIEEQKGNYSIEFDILGYQPEKWKPLHSLIIIKMMAWELNISWWTDITFSELIQKLGEKEALEILPDYPENAPTIIADNFKYLPVINSSLVETDKAFRNFIGWTGTHIGSNNWVVNANKSVTGKPIMANDPHLAFSAPGKWFAATINSKEGWKTSGVTLPGVPGVVIGKGECISWVITNVMNDDSDFYVEKLDSSETKYFVDGMWKELKIIKDTIKVKNSKDQIIEIKETHRGPIISDIHTFNFIYNKSESKSPPISMKWSGNEFSDEMLGFYKINKAKNWNQFKEGVRYFGIPGQNFVYADTSGNIGYIMGARIPLRKKNNPTLVFDGTNTENDWEGFVPIEEIPAVLNPKENFIASANNKALRNFKYHISNLWEPSSRIDRIRELLTSKEKHSAEDFKKYQMDITSPYAKVITSHIVKAFAEIKITDNNLKTALELLNEWDFNLDKQSQTPSIYIVTLKYLLHNIYYDELGDDLFNRFVFLANVPFRSLLQVLDNQESLIFNNINTAKTETKNEIIRKSLVDALTFLEKEFGKDLTDWQWGRLHTVTFKHAFSGNFSLLDKYINIGPYEVGGDGTTINNTEYSFAESIDKYSMFRHNEFDNILGPSVRYIYDFAKTDEYFLILTTGQSGNVMSDNYRDQTPYWLKGKYMLIKTDESSIRKNKNLLLIKHQ; translated from the coding sequence ATGCGTAATTGGAAGAAAATATTAATCGGACTATCAGTTTCTTTTGTAATTATTTTCATTGTAGCTGGTGCAATATTTTACAATATGCTCTCATCGTCTCTTCCGGTTTATAATGGTAGAATTACTTCTTCAAAAATCATTTCTGATATAGAAATATACAGGGATAGTTTTGCTGTACCGTATATTTTTGCTGAAAAGGATAATGATGCTGCCTTTGCATTAGGTTATGTTCACGCACAAGAAAGATTTTTCACTATGGATTTCATTAGAAGAGCCGGTGAAGGCAGACTTAGTGAAATACTTGGCGAAGAAGCAGTGCCTTTTGATAATATGTTTAGAACTGTTGGAATAAAAAGAAATATTTTAAAAAATTATTCCAGAGTTGATCCTTCAGTTATCTCATTGCTTCAATCTTATTCAGATGGAGTTAATGCTTATATTGAAGAACAGAAAGGTAATTATTCAATTGAGTTTGATATTCTCGGTTATCAACCTGAAAAATGGAAACCTCTGCACAGTTTAATTATTATTAAAATGATGGCATGGGAATTAAATATCAGTTGGTGGACAGATATTACTTTTTCAGAATTGATTCAAAAACTCGGTGAAAAAGAAGCATTGGAAATATTACCTGACTATCCTGAAAACGCTCCGACTATTATTGCAGATAATTTTAAATATTTACCTGTAATAAATTCATCTCTTGTAGAAACCGATAAAGCATTCAGAAATTTTATTGGATGGACTGGGACACATATTGGTTCTAATAACTGGGTTGTTAATGCTAATAAATCAGTAACAGGAAAACCAATTATGGCTAACGATCCTCATCTTGCTTTTAGTGCGCCAGGTAAATGGTTTGCTGCTACTATCAATTCTAAGGAAGGATGGAAAACTTCTGGTGTTACTTTACCCGGAGTTCCGGGAGTTGTGATTGGCAAGGGAGAATGTATCTCCTGGGTAATTACTAATGTAATGAATGACGATTCGGATTTTTATGTTGAGAAACTTGATTCATCTGAGACTAAATATTTTGTAGATGGTATGTGGAAGGAACTTAAAATTATTAAGGACACAATTAAAGTTAAAAACAGTAAAGACCAGATTATTGAAATAAAAGAAACCCACCGCGGACCAATTATCTCAGATATTCATACGTTTAATTTTATTTATAATAAATCAGAATCAAAATCTCCGCCGATAAGTATGAAATGGTCGGGCAACGAATTTAGTGACGAGATGCTTGGTTTCTATAAAATCAACAAAGCAAAAAACTGGAATCAGTTCAAGGAAGGCGTGAGATATTTTGGGATACCGGGTCAAAATTTTGTTTATGCTGATACTTCAGGAAATATCGGATACATTATGGGTGCAAGAATTCCACTGCGAAAGAAAAACAATCCAACACTAGTATTTGACGGAACTAATACTGAGAACGATTGGGAAGGTTTTGTTCCGATAGAAGAGATTCCAGCTGTACTTAATCCAAAAGAAAACTTTATTGCCTCTGCAAATAATAAGGCATTAAGAAATTTTAAGTATCATATTTCCAATTTATGGGAACCTTCATCACGTATTGACAGAATACGTGAACTGTTAACTTCAAAGGAGAAGCACTCGGCAGAAGATTTTAAAAAATATCAGATGGATATTACATCCCCTTATGCTAAAGTGATAACATCCCATATAGTTAAAGCATTTGCAGAAATTAAAATCACTGATAATAATCTTAAAACTGCACTTGAATTATTGAATGAGTGGGATTTTAATTTAGATAAGCAAAGTCAAACCCCATCTATATACATCGTAACATTAAAATATTTATTGCATAATATTTATTATGATGAACTGGGTGATGATTTGTTTAATCGTTTTGTATTTCTGGCAAATGTGCCATTCAGAAGCTTACTGCAAGTATTAGATAATCAGGAATCATTAATCTTTAATAATATTAATACTGCTAAAACTGAAACTAAAAATGAGATTATTAGAAAAAGTCTTGTGGATGCATTAACATTTCTGGAAAAAGAATTTGGAAAAGATTTAACTGACTGGCAATGGGGCAGATTACATACAGTAACATTTAAGCATGCTTTTAGCGGTAACTTTAGTTTGTTGGATAAGTATATCAACATAGGTCCTTATGAGGTAGGAGGAGACGGCACAACAATTAACAACACAGAATATTCTTTTGCTGAAAGTATAGATAAATATTCTATGTTCAGACACAACGAATTTGATAATATACTCGGACCATCAGTTCGGTACATTTATGATTTTGCAAAAACTGATGAATACTTTCTGATCTTAACTACTGGTCAGTCTGGTAATGTAATGAGTGACAATTATCGTGATCAAACACCCTACTGGTTAAAAGGTAAATATATGCTGATTAAAACAGATGAATCCTCAATCAGGAAGAATAAAAACTTATTGCTTATAAAGCATCAATAA
- the dprA gene encoding DNA-processing protein DprA, whose amino-acid sequence MGKLSFDQLTDLYVLISVDRIGPAKVRNLLAKFKHISNILEANISDLMETDGISKELASRIRKSSLNKDSTRKQLEKELKFLDKIGGRVITVWDNEFPQLLKKIYDPPIILYLMGNFDEMDKYSVAVVGTRQPTTYGKIQTEKIVADLVRQNITIISGLARGIDSAAHSSAIKNNGRTIAVIGSGLDIIYPSENKKLFNEIKERGVIISEFPPGTIPNAENFPRRNRIISGLALGTLVIETAITGGAMQTARLALDQNREVFAVPGNLGIKQSEGTNMLIQRGEAQLIKNAEDILTGLELKLKPEVGKNIPKHQKDLTIFEEKILNSLINEPLHIDKIAENTDLTTSDCLVNLLSLEFKGLVKQLPGKMFMLM is encoded by the coding sequence TTGGGAAAATTAAGTTTCGATCAACTAACGGATTTATACGTTTTAATTTCCGTTGATAGAATTGGACCAGCAAAGGTGAGAAACCTTCTGGCTAAATTCAAACACATTTCCAACATTCTTGAAGCAAATATTTCTGATCTGATGGAAACTGATGGTATAAGTAAAGAGCTGGCTTCAAGGATCAGAAAGTCTTCATTAAACAAAGATTCAACAAGAAAACAATTAGAAAAAGAACTGAAATTTCTTGACAAGATTGGTGGTCGAGTAATTACTGTCTGGGATAATGAGTTTCCACAACTGTTAAAAAAGATTTATGACCCACCGATAATTTTATATCTAATGGGGAATTTTGATGAGATGGATAAATACTCAGTTGCGGTTGTTGGAACAAGACAGCCAACCACCTATGGAAAAATTCAGACTGAGAAAATTGTTGCAGATTTGGTTCGGCAAAACATAACGATTATTAGCGGATTAGCTAGAGGAATTGATTCTGCTGCTCATTCTTCCGCAATAAAAAACAATGGAAGAACGATTGCTGTTATCGGATCCGGATTAGATATTATTTATCCTTCTGAAAACAAAAAACTATTTAATGAAATAAAGGAACGCGGAGTTATTATCTCTGAGTTTCCACCCGGAACAATTCCAAATGCAGAAAATTTTCCCAGACGTAACAGAATTATTTCCGGATTAGCTTTGGGTACATTAGTAATAGAAACAGCAATTACCGGCGGTGCAATGCAAACTGCCAGACTTGCATTGGATCAAAATCGTGAAGTATTTGCTGTTCCAGGAAATCTTGGTATTAAGCAATCCGAAGGAACAAATATGCTGATTCAGCGGGGTGAAGCTCAGTTAATTAAAAATGCTGAAGACATATTAACCGGATTAGAATTGAAGCTTAAACCTGAAGTTGGAAAAAATATTCCTAAACATCAAAAAGATCTTACAATCTTTGAGGAAAAGATTTTAAACAGTCTTATCAATGAACCACTACATATAGATAAGATTGCAGAAAATACTGATCTAACCACTTCTGATTGTTTAGTTAATTTACTTTCTCTGGAGTTTAAGGGATTAGTTAAACAATTGCCCGGTAAAATGTTTATGTTGATGTAA
- a CDS encoding methylenetetrahydrofolate reductase → MKVIEHLNNATNPLISFELIPPKRGGDIRGLLSVLDDITKFNPPFIDITSHAAEVFYEETPTGIKKKVKRKRPGTLGICALIQNKYNIDAVPHVISKGFTREETEDFLIELNYLQIQNVLAIRGDDSGYEKPIPEGKSKNPYAVDLVKQIINMNNGKYLEDSLLDARPTDFCIGVGGYPEKHFEAPNLKTDIKYVKEKVDAGAEYIVTQMFYDNRHYFNYVDQCREIGIDVPIIPGLKVLTSKAHLTSVPKNFFLNIPDELSDEIMAAKPEQVLDIGVEWAAKQVEELLNANVKSIHFYVMQNSKPIIKLMERLKL, encoded by the coding sequence ATGAAGGTTATCGAACATCTTAATAATGCAACAAATCCATTAATTAGTTTTGAATTGATTCCACCTAAAAGAGGTGGAGATATAAGAGGGTTATTATCGGTACTTGATGATATTACAAAATTTAATCCGCCGTTTATTGATATAACTTCGCACGCAGCAGAAGTATTTTATGAAGAAACTCCGACAGGTATTAAGAAAAAAGTAAAGAGGAAAAGACCAGGCACACTTGGTATTTGTGCACTGATACAAAATAAATACAACATAGATGCTGTTCCACATGTAATATCAAAAGGATTTACCAGAGAAGAAACGGAAGATTTTTTAATTGAACTTAATTACTTGCAGATTCAGAATGTACTCGCAATTAGAGGCGATGATTCGGGATACGAAAAACCAATTCCGGAAGGGAAAAGTAAAAACCCTTATGCAGTGGATCTGGTTAAACAAATAATTAATATGAATAATGGTAAATATCTTGAAGACAGTTTACTGGATGCCCGCCCTACTGATTTTTGTATTGGAGTAGGCGGTTATCCTGAAAAACATTTTGAGGCTCCGAATCTGAAGACTGATATAAAGTATGTTAAAGAAAAAGTTGATGCTGGTGCAGAGTATATTGTTACTCAGATGTTTTATGATAATAGACATTATTTTAATTATGTTGATCAGTGTAGAGAAATAGGAATTGATGTTCCGATAATTCCCGGACTTAAAGTATTGACTTCGAAAGCTCATTTAACCTCAGTTCCAAAAAACTTTTTTCTAAATATTCCTGATGAACTTTCTGATGAAATTATGGCAGCAAAACCGGAACAAGTTCTGGATATTGGTGTTGAGTGGGCTGCTAAACAGGTTGAAGAATTATTAAATGCAAATGTTAAAAGCATCCATTTTTATGTGATGCAAAATTCTAAACCAATTATCAAACTAATGGAACGGCTAAAACTATAA
- a CDS encoding DUF3098 domain-containing protein produces MAKKIKKKSAKTTAKSLPSPFNIYWERTNYLLFGLGLLLIVLGFYFMSQGTWDSTSSLVVSPILLFLGFVVVIPASILYRKKTEAINTDIVETEK; encoded by the coding sequence ATGGCTAAAAAAATTAAAAAGAAGAGTGCTAAGACAACTGCAAAGTCATTACCTTCACCATTTAATATTTATTGGGAAAGAACCAACTATCTGCTTTTTGGTCTAGGATTATTATTAATCGTTTTAGGTTTTTATTTTATGAGTCAGGGAACCTGGGACAGCACATCTTCATTAGTTGTATCTCCAATACTTCTATTTCTTGGCTTTGTGGTTGTTATTCCGGCTTCGATTCTTTATCGAAAAAAGACCGAGGCAATCAACACTGATATTGTTGAAACAGAAAAATAA